The Pelmatolapia mariae isolate MD_Pm_ZW linkage group LG10_11, Pm_UMD_F_2, whole genome shotgun sequence genome includes a region encoding these proteins:
- the mpzl1l gene encoding myelin protein zero-like 1 like codes for MESKWPNTIRKRILFTGFTLCVVLVTRPTSAIEIHAESEVMVQNGTTGILRCTFKSSEVVSSATTVTWYFQSSHPDSQFYKSPYAIFYFTAGRGFPGPEEFKDRVQFIGDINKRDVSIQLSPTYFSDNGTFLCDVKNPPDIIGTQARTELRVVLKESYSQNNTTFIVAGVCGALLVLVLIAVAACIVMRVLHNRHDYEGCTSLESVNSQAPQPRKKVESRVEGSRSTSPSGPLQGPVIYAQLDHSGSKNSFHKMEPVVYADIRKN; via the exons ATGGAGTCCAAATGGCCAAATACGATTCGCAAGCGTATATTATTTACTGGATTTAcgctttgtgttgttttgg TCACAAGACCCACGTCTGCGATCGAGATACACGCTGAGTCTGAGGTGATGGTACAGAACGGTACCACGGGGATTCTTCGATGCACCTTTAAGTCCAGCGAAGTGGTCAGCTCGGCCACCACGGTGACCTGGTACTTTCAGTCGAGTCATCCCGACAGTCAGTTCTACAAATCTCCATATGCG ATTTTCTACTTTACAGCTGGGAGAGGATTCCCAGGGCCAGAGGAGTTCAAAGACCGAGTGCAGTTTATCGGGGACATCAACAAGAGGGACGTCTCGATACAGCTGAGCCCGACTTATTTCAGCGACAATGGCACGTTTCTCTGTGACGTAAAGAACCCCCCAGATATTATAGGGACGCAGGCTCGTACCGAGCTCAGGGTCGTGTTGAAAG agtCTTATTCGCAGAACAACACTACGTTTATAGTTGCAGGAGTTTGTGGTGCTTTATTGGTGCTTGTGCTGATTGCTGTGGCGGCCTGCATTGTCATGAGGGTGCTTCACAACCGCCATGATTACGAAGG CTGTACGTCCTTGGAAAGCGTGAACTCTCAGGCTCCGCAGCCTCGAAAGAAGGTGGAGTCCAGAGTGGAGGGCTCCAGATCTACCAGTCCCTCGGGTCCGCTACAG GGCCCGGTGATATACGCCCAGTTGGATCACTCAGGCAGCAAAAACTCCTTCCATAAGATGGAGCCCGTGGTCTATGCTGACATTCGTAAAAACTGA